The following proteins are encoded in a genomic region of Candidatus Methylospira mobilis:
- a CDS encoding chitinase — protein sequence MKNRTRQTLLKRSAAAAVFAIACSNAAPGFAEGNATDACKGSPVITNMTDLSNYFNQTRNKLTKEDPQRFICYQNKRYFFQWETDTLPLDSSGNLTSGWKTEEQINALLPRELTDADGKMINEVFLPKAVADLKVCNQSDNTNWDTWNNQFIGMGKQNYIPWINAYVDQQLAAYKQKYPDIVADDITKNAVKKGTPLPCRPPQLDFTDNNSMYNPDNVNRVMKILTEQGWNKYVPPGKAGTADGSGPKPYTPPDWKTFLTVVARYPYFCGEKSEAYGLDENEACKRELASLLAHAAQETGAHMSTDIPTRVKERLSSILIFTRESTLYAQSCPLQYSVRTKEAIDSGAKANVCFYGRGIKQTTHFYNYMTASSAFTGNYKTFFIDPDQVAQFGYFLLSSGIQFAMTAAPPKPSIHDVLIGAYRPQKAAAGITLNSKGAVTDPFKATVSIVNGAFNCGNGSATPTTAGENHLAGSQTRFFAYKTLLNDFTANLSPIENDYNQDTFCDLNKGDIFGDTAPSLFEKEGCAAVSPDGCRPSLHVDLATCKNQAAGGLPQPINLAGSIGNIIDICAQEKQP from the coding sequence ATGAAAAACCGAACACGACAAACACTATTAAAACGCTCTGCAGCCGCTGCTGTGTTTGCCATCGCCTGCTCGAATGCCGCGCCAGGATTTGCAGAGGGCAACGCTACGGATGCATGCAAAGGATCGCCCGTGATCACAAATATGACTGATCTTTCGAATTATTTTAATCAAACAAGAAATAAGCTTACCAAGGAAGATCCGCAAAGATTCATTTGCTACCAAAATAAGCGCTATTTTTTTCAATGGGAAACAGATACTCTGCCGCTCGACAGTAGCGGCAACCTTACTTCGGGCTGGAAAACAGAAGAACAGATCAACGCGTTGCTTCCGCGTGAACTGACGGACGCGGATGGCAAGATGATTAACGAGGTGTTTCTGCCGAAGGCGGTTGCCGATCTTAAGGTATGTAACCAATCGGACAATACAAACTGGGATACTTGGAATAATCAATTCATAGGCATGGGCAAGCAAAACTACATCCCCTGGATTAACGCCTATGTAGATCAGCAACTTGCAGCCTACAAACAAAAATACCCGGATATTGTAGCTGATGATATAACCAAAAATGCAGTCAAGAAGGGGACTCCGCTGCCCTGCAGGCCGCCACAGCTTGATTTCACTGATAATAACAGCATGTACAATCCCGATAACGTCAACCGGGTTATGAAGATCCTTACGGAGCAGGGTTGGAATAAATACGTCCCCCCCGGCAAGGCAGGGACTGCAGATGGTTCCGGCCCCAAACCCTACACTCCGCCCGACTGGAAAACATTTCTTACCGTCGTTGCGCGTTACCCCTATTTTTGCGGAGAAAAGAGCGAAGCCTACGGACTTGACGAGAATGAGGCATGCAAGCGCGAACTGGCTTCGTTACTAGCGCATGCTGCGCAGGAAACCGGCGCGCATATGTCCACAGATATACCGACAAGAGTGAAAGAAAGACTAAGCAGTATACTTATTTTTACTCGCGAGTCAACTTTATATGCTCAATCATGTCCTCTACAATATAGTGTCAGGACGAAAGAGGCAATAGACTCGGGCGCAAAAGCTAATGTTTGCTTTTATGGGCGCGGCATCAAGCAGACCACGCACTTCTACAACTACATGACCGCTTCTTCAGCTTTTACCGGGAATTATAAAACGTTTTTTATAGATCCGGATCAGGTAGCGCAGTTTGGCTATTTTCTGTTGAGCTCAGGCATTCAATTTGCGATGACGGCAGCGCCGCCCAAACCATCCATACATGACGTACTGATAGGGGCATATCGGCCGCAAAAGGCAGCAGCCGGTATTACGCTCAACTCGAAAGGAGCGGTAACAGACCCATTTAAAGCGACAGTGAGTATTGTAAACGGGGCGTTTAACTGCGGAAATGGATCGGCAACACCTACAACGGCAGGCGAAAATCATCTGGCAGGGTCGCAAACGCGTTTTTTCGCTTACAAAACACTTCTTAACGATTTTACAGCAAACCTTTCGCCTATCGAGAATGATTACAATCAGGATACGTTTTGCGACCTCAACAAGGGCGATATATTCGGAGATACAGCGCCAAGTCTATTCGAGAAAGAGGGGTGTGCTGCGGTGTCGCCGGACGGATGCCGTCCATCGCTCCATGTGGATCTGGCTACTTGTAAAAATCAAGCTGCCGGCGGTTTACCGCAGCCGATAAATTTGGCGGGAAGTATCGGCAACATTATCGATATATGCGCGCAGGAAAAACAACCGTAA
- a CDS encoding sensor domain-containing protein: MQQLEMLGLVDEKLESNAFLRTLINTIPDLVWLKSPDGIFLACNPPFERMIGAREAEIVGKTDHDLLERELADVFRKHAIKAMTSGAPCVNETWLDFAEDGYRGLFETIKTPMRDQQGAIIGILCIARDISALKQAAENQRLAASVFDNCQEAVLIADSDNKIVAVNRAFTQITGYSSEEVLGKNPKMLSSGRQSETFYNGMWQSLQRYGLWRGEIWNRRKSGEIYAELLSIATICDDSGKIQRYVAIFSDISLLKEHEAELNRAANYDALTGLPNRRLLTDRLQQAILRTRRNSGILAVCYMDLDGFKQINDKYGHEVGDQLLMSITQRLQYVLCSGDTLARLGGDEFVALLNDQQLERDYFPALERILDIVGTSVNHEAYELTLSASIGVTFYPHNNADGDTLLRHANQAMYAAKQNGKNRYHLYDTEHDQRMNSLQSTRKRFVEGLENGEFELFYQPKIALDTCRVIGAEALIRWRHPERGLLSPGEFLPIIENSDLEILLGEWVTDSALAQLSAWSGSGIDFEASINISTRHLQSPWFVQRLAQKLAQYPELPHKRLQIEILETAALEDFVQSSEAMENCRKLGISFALDDFGTGYSSLAYLRKLSVEVLKIDQSFVRGMLGDDGDRAIVEGIVALAKTFGRKTVAEGIEMPELIPVLAEIGCTHGQGYGIARPMPVDVLMAWYESYCNRSIDRRSS, translated from the coding sequence ATGCAGCAGCTTGAGATGCTGGGTCTGGTCGACGAAAAGCTGGAAAGCAACGCTTTCCTGCGCACCCTGATCAACACCATTCCCGATCTGGTCTGGCTGAAAAGCCCTGACGGTATTTTCCTTGCCTGTAATCCGCCGTTCGAACGCATGATCGGCGCAAGGGAAGCGGAAATCGTCGGCAAAACCGACCACGACTTACTGGAACGGGAACTGGCGGACGTTTTCCGGAAACACGCTATCAAAGCCATGACCAGCGGCGCGCCCTGCGTTAATGAAACCTGGCTGGACTTCGCCGAGGACGGCTATCGCGGGTTGTTCGAAACCATCAAAACGCCTATGCGAGACCAGCAAGGCGCGATAATCGGCATCCTGTGCATTGCGCGCGATATTTCCGCGCTAAAACAAGCCGCGGAAAATCAACGATTGGCGGCCAGCGTATTCGATAATTGCCAGGAAGCGGTACTGATAGCCGATTCCGACAACAAAATCGTCGCCGTCAACCGGGCCTTCACGCAAATCACCGGCTACAGCAGCGAAGAAGTGCTGGGAAAGAACCCGAAAATGCTGAGTTCCGGACGTCAGAGCGAAACTTTCTATAACGGGATGTGGCAGTCGCTGCAACGCTACGGGTTATGGCGAGGAGAAATATGGAACCGGCGTAAATCAGGAGAAATCTATGCGGAATTGCTGTCGATCGCCACTATTTGCGACGACAGCGGCAAGATACAGCGTTACGTGGCGATATTTTCGGATATCAGCCTGCTCAAGGAGCACGAAGCCGAGTTAAACCGCGCAGCCAATTATGACGCACTGACCGGCCTGCCCAACAGGCGCCTGCTGACCGACCGTTTGCAGCAAGCCATTTTACGAACCCGGCGCAACAGCGGAATACTGGCCGTCTGCTACATGGATCTCGACGGATTCAAGCAGATCAACGACAAGTACGGCCATGAGGTCGGCGATCAATTGTTAATGAGCATCACGCAGCGGCTGCAGTACGTCTTGTGTTCGGGAGACACTCTCGCACGTCTGGGCGGCGATGAATTCGTAGCGCTGCTCAACGATCAGCAGTTAGAACGCGATTACTTTCCGGCGCTGGAACGCATACTGGATATCGTCGGCACGTCGGTCAACCATGAAGCATATGAACTTACGCTTTCCGCCAGTATAGGCGTGACTTTCTACCCGCATAACAATGCCGATGGCGATACCCTGCTGCGCCATGCCAATCAAGCCATGTACGCCGCCAAACAGAACGGCAAAAACCGCTATCACCTGTACGATACGGAACACGATCAGCGTATGAACTCCCTGCAAAGTACCAGGAAACGCTTCGTGGAAGGTCTGGAAAACGGCGAGTTCGAGTTATTCTATCAGCCCAAGATAGCACTGGATACGTGCCGGGTCATAGGCGCCGAAGCGCTGATCCGCTGGCGTCACCCCGAGCGCGGACTGTTGTCTCCGGGTGAATTTTTGCCCATCATAGAAAACTCGGATCTGGAAATTCTGCTCGGAGAATGGGTTACCGATAGCGCACTGGCCCAGCTTTCGGCCTGGAGCGGGAGCGGCATCGACTTCGAAGCAAGCATCAACATTTCCACACGCCACCTGCAATCTCCGTGGTTTGTACAAAGGCTGGCGCAAAAATTGGCGCAGTATCCGGAATTACCGCATAAACGGCTGCAAATTGAAATTCTGGAAACCGCCGCGCTCGAAGATTTCGTGCAGTCCTCCGAAGCCATGGAAAATTGCCGCAAGCTCGGGATCAGTTTCGCGCTTGACGATTTCGGCACCGGTTATTCCTCCCTGGCTTACCTGCGCAAATTATCGGTCGAAGTGCTCAAGATAGATCAATCGTTCGTGCGCGGCATGCTGGGCGACGACGGCGATCGCGCCATCGTCGAAGGCATCGTCGCGCTGGCTAAAACCTTCGGACGCAAAACCGTGGCCGAAGGCATAGAAATGCCCGAACTGATACCGGTCTTGGCCGAAATCGGCTGCACGCATGGCCAGGGCTACGGCATCGCGCGCCCGATGCCGGTGGACGTGCTGATGGCATGGTACGAGAGTTATTGCAATCGCTCAATTGACAGGAGAAGCTCATGA
- the accC gene encoding acetyl-CoA carboxylase biotin carboxylase subunit, with amino-acid sequence MLGKIVIANRGEIALRILRACRELGIKAVAVHSEADRDLKHVRLADESVCIGPAASRDSYLNVPAIISAAEVTDAVAIHPGYGFLSENADFAEKVMQSGFIFIGPRPETIRLMGDKVSAIEAMKKVGIPCLPGSDGPLGDDHDEVLQIARRIGFPIIIKASGGGGGRGMRVVHSEAALHSSINLTKGEAAAAFGNDTVYMEKFLENPRHIEFQVIADTHGNCIHLGERDCSTQRRHQKVIEEAPAPGVTEEQRREMGQRCVDACKQLGYLGAGTFEFLYQEGEFYFIEMNTRVQVEHPVTEMITGFDIVKEQLRIAAGETLSLRQEDVTFTGHAIECRLNAEDPVNFMPSPGLIEQFHMPGGPGIRVETHIYNGYRVPPYYDSMIGKLIAHGETRAGAIARMRTALSEMVIDGIKCNIPLLVQIIDDKAFQSGGQNIHYLEQKLGMKH; translated from the coding sequence ATGCTCGGTAAAATTGTAATTGCCAACCGGGGGGAAATCGCCCTCCGTATTCTGAGAGCCTGCCGCGAGCTGGGCATCAAGGCCGTGGCGGTTCATTCGGAGGCGGACCGTGATCTCAAGCATGTCCGGCTTGCCGACGAATCCGTTTGCATCGGGCCGGCGGCGTCCAGAGACAGTTATCTCAACGTTCCCGCCATTATCAGCGCAGCCGAAGTGACCGATGCCGTCGCAATCCATCCGGGTTACGGGTTTTTGTCGGAAAATGCCGATTTTGCAGAAAAAGTGATGCAAAGCGGCTTTATCTTCATCGGCCCGCGCCCGGAAACCATCCGGCTGATGGGCGACAAGGTGTCGGCGATCGAGGCCATGAAGAAAGTAGGCATACCCTGTCTGCCCGGCTCGGACGGACCCTTGGGCGACGATCATGACGAAGTGCTGCAGATCGCGCGCCGTATCGGTTTTCCCATTATCATCAAGGCCTCCGGCGGCGGCGGCGGCCGCGGCATGCGCGTAGTGCACAGCGAGGCGGCGCTGCACAGCTCGATCAACCTGACCAAAGGCGAAGCGGCGGCCGCATTCGGCAACGATACCGTGTACATGGAAAAATTTCTGGAAAACCCGCGCCATATCGAATTTCAGGTAATTGCCGATACCCATGGCAACTGTATCCACCTGGGAGAACGGGATTGTTCGACGCAGCGCCGCCACCAGAAGGTGATAGAAGAAGCGCCCGCGCCGGGGGTTACCGAAGAGCAGCGCCGCGAAATGGGACAGCGTTGCGTGGATGCCTGCAAGCAGCTGGGTTATCTTGGCGCCGGCACCTTCGAGTTTCTCTACCAGGAGGGCGAGTTCTATTTCATCGAGATGAATACCCGCGTTCAGGTGGAGCATCCGGTAACCGAGATGATTACCGGATTCGATATTGTAAAGGAACAGCTGCGCATCGCCGCGGGCGAGACGCTTTCGCTCAGGCAGGAAGACGTCACGTTTACCGGACACGCCATCGAATGCCGGCTGAATGCGGAAGACCCGGTCAACTTCATGCCGTCCCCCGGACTCATAGAACAGTTTCATATGCCTGGCGGCCCGGGTATACGCGTGGAAACTCACATCTACAACGGCTACCGGGTGCCGCCTTACTACGACTCCATGATCGGCAAGCTCATAGCGCATGGCGAGACGCGCGCCGGCGCCATAGCGCGCATGCGCACCGCGTTGAGCGAAATGGTTATCGACGGCATCAAATGCAACATTCCGCTGCTGGTGCAAATCATAGACGATAAGGCGTTTCAGAGCGGCGGTCAGAACATTCACTACCTGGAACAAAAGCTGGGGATGAAGCATTGA
- the accB gene encoding acetyl-CoA carboxylase biotin carboxyl carrier protein, whose protein sequence is MDIRKIKKLIDLIEESDICEIEIREGEESVRLSRHSSTQPVMFAAQAAPAAAPLAVQQAAAASAASPAAAAEPAGHVVRSPMVGSFYRSSTPGAKPFAEVGQRVNEGDTLCIIEAMKILNQIEADKSGVVVKILVENAQPVEYNQPLFIIE, encoded by the coding sequence ATGGATATTAGAAAAATAAAAAAATTGATTGATTTGATTGAGGAGTCCGATATTTGTGAAATTGAAATCCGGGAAGGCGAGGAATCGGTCAGGTTGAGCCGCCATTCCAGCACGCAGCCCGTGATGTTCGCCGCACAGGCTGCGCCGGCGGCTGCTCCCCTGGCGGTCCAGCAAGCTGCGGCCGCATCGGCTGCAAGCCCGGCTGCGGCGGCTGAACCGGCGGGGCATGTCGTACGTTCGCCGATGGTCGGCTCGTTTTACCGTTCGTCCACGCCCGGAGCCAAACCGTTTGCAGAAGTCGGTCAGCGCGTTAACGAAGGCGATACGCTTTGCATCATTGAAGCGATGAAGATTTTGAATCAGATCGAAGCCGACAAGTCGGGCGTAGTCGTGAAAATCCTGGTTGAAAATGCGCAGCCTGTGGAATACAACCAGCCGTTGTTCATTATCGAATAA
- a CDS encoding HD domain-containing phosphohydrolase, producing MSIQSAVPLPARKSLRTQLWASIALIVALLTASFVFLFYELDIRKHDYLILNLAGQLRVATRSLLEDSRRASLHKDSSGDLRAYGDSVRNQAVLIDRIVHSFRDRKLDPELLGKTEPIYCTWDAQSRSQMDVTADDWESYRGELAPALEKEPSPSALALTAQRVSDKGDLMAVSADHLALAFQSMMEAKLNLIRLFQSISGVGVILLLLGIGIAAQRRVLRPLEQAVAGFARVARGDMGHQVPVLADNEIGRLSIAFNTLSERLNLLFRLTDRINQGNTLDHTLGFVLEAFREFFPVDWVGVFFAIPERDDVVLERMTGLNIPGLREGDTFNQTDKVFSEAVRNSKPNLIADIGKLAADTEITGPGSRLFQAGISSMAVVPLLEADKIKGLMVFAAREQQAYTSEDMDFLGNITAQVGHVLDKTVIVEGLVVAALQGLAKLAESRDPETGDHLVRMSLYSAIVAETLGHDSRYQKTIDAAYVRNLQQFAPMHDIGKVGIADSILLKPGRLDPEERAEMERHPVIGGLALRRCEAQMNVLGHSIFAIGIEIAECHHEKFDGSGYPAGLAGDAIPLSARIVAVADVFDALTSKRPYKDAWSVERALATIVADAGTHFDPDVVAAMQRALPKIMDVYERLKHV from the coding sequence ATGAGCATACAGTCTGCTGTCCCCCTGCCCGCCCGAAAATCGCTACGGACTCAACTTTGGGCTTCGATAGCATTGATTGTTGCACTGTTGACGGCTTCTTTCGTTTTCTTGTTTTATGAGCTGGATATACGTAAACATGACTACCTCATCCTGAATCTGGCCGGCCAGTTGCGTGTGGCAACCCGCTCTCTGCTCGAGGATTCGCGCCGCGCCAGTCTTCATAAGGATTCGAGCGGCGATCTGCGCGCCTATGGAGACTCGGTTCGCAACCAGGCCGTGCTGATAGACCGGATCGTGCATTCTTTCCGGGATCGTAAGCTGGACCCTGAGCTGCTGGGCAAGACCGAGCCGATTTACTGTACCTGGGATGCGCAGTCCCGTTCGCAAATGGATGTGACCGCCGATGACTGGGAGAGCTATCGCGGCGAACTGGCTCCCGCACTGGAAAAAGAGCCGTCGCCGTCGGCTCTGGCTTTGACGGCGCAAAGAGTTTCCGATAAGGGCGATCTGATGGCTGTTTCCGCCGATCACCTTGCCCTGGCCTTTCAATCGATGATGGAAGCCAAGCTGAATCTCATTCGCCTGTTCCAATCCATTTCAGGTGTCGGGGTTATTCTCTTGCTGCTGGGGATAGGCATTGCCGCACAGCGCCGGGTACTGCGTCCGCTGGAGCAGGCCGTTGCCGGATTCGCGCGCGTCGCGCGCGGCGATATGGGACACCAGGTTCCGGTACTGGCGGATAATGAAATCGGCCGTTTGTCCATTGCGTTCAATACGCTATCCGAACGTTTGAATCTGCTGTTTCGTCTGACCGACCGTATTAATCAGGGCAACACGCTGGACCATACTCTGGGCTTCGTACTGGAGGCATTCCGCGAGTTCTTTCCGGTTGATTGGGTCGGCGTGTTTTTTGCCATACCTGAGCGGGACGACGTGGTGTTGGAGCGAATGACGGGGTTGAATATACCCGGATTACGGGAAGGCGATACCTTCAACCAAACGGATAAGGTGTTTTCGGAAGCTGTCCGGAATAGTAAACCCAATCTGATTGCGGATATCGGCAAACTTGCTGCCGATACGGAAATAACCGGCCCAGGTTCACGGCTGTTTCAGGCGGGTATAAGTTCGATGGCCGTGGTGCCGTTGCTGGAGGCCGACAAAATAAAGGGCCTGATGGTGTTCGCCGCACGCGAGCAACAGGCCTATACCAGTGAGGACATGGACTTCCTGGGCAATATCACCGCCCAGGTCGGACACGTACTGGATAAGACGGTGATCGTCGAAGGTCTGGTCGTGGCGGCGCTGCAGGGGTTGGCGAAGCTGGCGGAAAGCCGCGACCCGGAAACGGGCGATCATCTGGTGCGCATGTCGCTTTATTCTGCTATCGTGGCCGAAACATTGGGACACGACAGCCGTTATCAAAAAACTATCGATGCCGCCTATGTGCGCAATCTGCAGCAATTTGCGCCTATGCACGATATCGGCAAGGTCGGCATAGCCGACAGCATACTGCTGAAACCGGGGCGGCTCGATCCGGAAGAGCGGGCCGAGATGGAGCGTCATCCGGTTATCGGCGGGCTGGCATTGCGGCGCTGCGAAGCGCAGATGAATGTGCTGGGCCACAGTATTTTTGCCATCGGCATAGAAATCGCGGAGTGCCATCACGAAAAGTTCGACGGCAGCGGTTATCCCGCCGGTCTGGCCGGCGACGCGATTCCGCTTTCCGCGCGCATAGTCGCGGTAGCGGATGTGTTCGATGCGTTGACATCGAAACGTCCTTACAAGGACGCCTGGTCCGTGGAACGCGCGCTGGCGACCATCGTCGCCGATGCCGGAACGCACTTCGATCCTGATGTCGTTGCGGCAATGCAGCGCGCGTTACCCAAGATTATGGACGTTTATGAACGTTTGAAGCATGTTTGA
- a CDS encoding SDR family oxidoreductase, with protein MNTILITGANRGLGLEFCRQYAESGWNVLACCRNHDAADALNTLAARHSGKVQVHAMDVGDFQQIDELASQLADQPIDVLLANAGIYGDKPHTGFGSLDYAQWTQTLLINAQAPVKLAEAFFPNLLRGKLRLIVPITSLMGSMSDNRGGGSLMYRSSKAALNAAMKTLSIDLKPQGVGVLILHPGWVKTDMGGDQAPTYVTESVDGMIRVIRDFTFADTGRFLNFKGVELPW; from the coding sequence ATGAACACGATTTTGATAACCGGCGCCAACAGGGGCTTGGGTCTGGAATTTTGCCGGCAGTATGCCGAATCTGGCTGGAACGTGCTGGCCTGCTGCCGCAACCACGATGCGGCCGATGCGCTGAATACGCTCGCCGCCCGCCATAGCGGCAAAGTTCAAGTCCACGCCATGGATGTAGGCGATTTTCAGCAGATAGACGAGCTGGCGTCGCAACTGGCCGATCAGCCGATAGACGTATTACTGGCCAATGCCGGGATCTACGGCGACAAGCCGCATACCGGCTTCGGTTCGCTGGATTACGCGCAATGGACGCAAACCCTGCTGATCAACGCGCAGGCGCCGGTCAAACTGGCAGAAGCGTTTTTCCCCAACCTACTGCGCGGCAAGCTGCGACTGATCGTCCCTATTACCAGTTTGATGGGCAGCATGAGCGATAACCGCGGCGGCGGCTCGCTGATGTACCGCTCCAGCAAGGCCGCTCTCAATGCGGCAATGAAAACCCTGTCTATCGATCTGAAACCGCAAGGCGTCGGCGTGCTGATACTCCATCCCGGCTGGGTAAAAACCGATATGGGCGGCGATCAGGCGCCTACCTATGTGACCGAAAGCGTCGACGGCATGATACGGGTAATCCGCGATTTTACGTTTGCGGATACAGGACGTTTCCTTAACTTCAAAGGAGTGGAGCTGCCTTGGTAA
- the prmA gene encoding 50S ribosomal protein L11 methyltransferase, protein MTWRQLSVAAPEALTEPLSEACSDMGALSVSLEDEGDQPLFEPRPGETPTWNNTRVTALFEADADTDLIRSALQTRFGEERLQGWRIETIADQPWERAWLEHFKPMRFGQRLWIVPTGFDAPEDTSAVCVNLDPGLAFGTGSHPTTALCLEWIDANDLRGLRVMDYGCGSGILAVAALLKGAERVCAVDIDAQALTATQANAGKNNVAARIECRFPESVSEGYQADIVFANILANPLIELACVLSDGVVDNGRIVLSGILKEQADSVAQAYTPFFEMSAPVFSNEWVRLSGRRRSLIVR, encoded by the coding sequence TTGACCTGGAGGCAGTTATCGGTTGCCGCGCCGGAGGCGTTGACCGAGCCGCTCTCGGAAGCCTGCTCGGACATGGGGGCCTTGTCGGTCAGCCTCGAAGACGAAGGCGATCAACCGCTGTTCGAGCCGCGCCCCGGTGAAACCCCGACATGGAACAACACGCGCGTGACTGCGTTGTTCGAGGCCGATGCGGATACGGATCTGATACGCAGCGCGTTGCAGACGCGTTTCGGAGAAGAGCGGCTGCAAGGCTGGCGCATCGAAACGATAGCAGACCAGCCCTGGGAACGCGCCTGGCTCGAGCATTTCAAACCCATGCGTTTCGGACAGCGTTTGTGGATAGTGCCTACCGGTTTCGATGCGCCTGAAGACACATCCGCAGTCTGCGTCAATCTCGATCCCGGTCTGGCGTTTGGAACCGGGAGCCATCCTACGACCGCTCTCTGTCTTGAATGGATAGACGCAAACGATCTTCGCGGCCTGCGGGTGATGGATTACGGCTGCGGCTCGGGCATCCTCGCGGTTGCGGCGCTGTTGAAGGGTGCTGAGCGGGTCTGCGCGGTCGACATCGACGCGCAGGCGCTGACGGCTACCCAGGCCAATGCCGGGAAAAACAATGTGGCGGCGCGTATCGAATGCCGGTTTCCGGAGTCGGTTTCCGAGGGTTATCAGGCCGATATCGTGTTCGCCAATATCCTGGCCAACCCGTTGATCGAATTGGCCTGCGTACTGTCAGACGGAGTTGTGGACAACGGACGGATCGTTTTGTCCGGTATCCTTAAAGAGCAGGCCGACAGTGTCGCACAGGCCTATACGCCCTTTTTTGAAATGTCCGCTCCGGTTTTCAGTAACGAGTGGGTGCGTCTGAGCGGACGGCGCCGTAGCCTGATCGTCAGATAG
- the aroQ gene encoding type II 3-dehydroquinate dehydratase, translating into MAKILVLNGPNLNLLGAREPDIYGAQTLQDIETGLGSKAVELGHDAGFLQSNAEHALIDRIHQGWREATDFILINPGAYTHTSIALRDAFLATKIPFIEVHLSNIHAREAFRRHSYLSDIAKGVICGFGALGYELALLAAHDELKKRG; encoded by the coding sequence ATGGCGAAAATACTGGTGCTCAACGGCCCTAATCTTAATCTGCTTGGCGCGCGTGAACCCGACATTTACGGCGCTCAAACCCTGCAGGATATTGAAACCGGACTCGGGAGCAAGGCGGTTGAGCTGGGTCATGATGCCGGGTTTCTACAAAGCAATGCTGAACATGCATTGATAGACCGAATACATCAGGGGTGGCGCGAGGCAACCGATTTTATCCTGATCAATCCGGGTGCTTACACTCATACCAGCATAGCGTTGCGCGATGCATTTCTGGCGACGAAAATTCCATTCATCGAAGTGCATTTGTCCAATATCCATGCGCGTGAAGCATTCCGCAGGCATTCGTATTTGTCTGATATCGCGAAGGGAGTGATCTGTGGATTCGGCGCTTTGGGGTATGAACTCGCACTGCTCGCGGCGCATGATGAACTAAAAAAAAGAGGATGA
- a CDS encoding AraC family transcriptional regulator: MGRGRALYCGPLQHLEAHVYGATVLHVGIYQPFRIRLDDGAWRSCRCALVPPGIRHALDMAGGVHGKLFVERDGPDAPAFRERFPYTATAVSFFEDVEAIACFHRIHEEDPGHAIVEQYVDKLLNSRTQIISEFDPRIQRVIELICGEPDRNFSQIELAALINLSPSRFLHLFRQHTGVSYRRFRSWKRMMTAFELLHTGDNMTRAALDAGFADATHFSHSFRETFGVNPAPVFRRIDRFEVDKD; the protein is encoded by the coding sequence ATGGGACGGGGGCGAGCGCTTTATTGCGGGCCGCTTCAGCATCTGGAAGCGCATGTGTATGGCGCAACCGTACTGCATGTCGGTATTTATCAACCGTTCCGGATCAGGTTGGACGATGGCGCTTGGCGTAGCTGCCGGTGCGCCTTAGTGCCTCCGGGAATCAGGCATGCGCTGGATATGGCCGGCGGCGTGCATGGCAAACTGTTCGTCGAAAGAGACGGCCCCGATGCGCCGGCTTTCCGCGAGCGTTTTCCGTATACGGCGACTGCGGTCAGTTTTTTCGAAGATGTGGAAGCAATAGCGTGTTTTCACCGTATACACGAGGAAGACCCCGGGCATGCGATCGTCGAACAATATGTGGATAAACTACTGAATTCAAGGACGCAGATAATATCGGAGTTCGACCCGCGCATACAGAGGGTAATCGAATTGATCTGCGGCGAACCGGACCGTAATTTTTCGCAAATCGAATTGGCGGCCTTGATCAACCTGTCACCTTCGCGTTTTCTGCATTTGTTCCGCCAGCACACAGGTGTTTCCTACCGGCGATTCAGATCCTGGAAACGCATGATGACTGCATTCGAGTTGCTTCATACCGGCGACAATATGACTCGGGCGGCGCTGGATGCGGGTTTTGCCGACGCGACGCATTTCAGTCACAGTTTTCGCGAAACTTTCGGCGTAAATCCCGCCCCGGTATTCAGGCGCATCGACCGCTTTGAAGTGGACAAGGATTAG